The stretch of DNA AATCATCGGCGCCACTGTGCTCTGCGGTGAGTTGTCTCTGGGGTCGGCGGTGATCGCCGGCGACTGGGTGACCAGCCACGAACAGTACGGCCGCAACCGCTAGCTTTAGCGCAGGGAGGGGTACAAACCCAGAGTTGGAAAATAGGGGAGGCCGAGGGCCTCCCCGCGAGGGGTTAGCCGCGGTAGTAACGCTGCTCGACAAAGGGGGTGCGAGCGACAGTCATGGGCAGTTGCTTGCCTCGAACCAGCGCAAACACCTGGGTGTCGATGGCGCTGTAGGCGGTGGCGACGTAGCCCATGGCAACCGGTGCGTTGATGCTGGGGCCAAAGCTACCGCTGGTCACCACGCCGATGGTTTCTCCCTCGGCATTGACCAGCTCCGCCCCCTCGCGAATCGGTGCCCGGCCTTCGGCCAGCAGCCCTACACGCTTGCGGGCGTAGCTCTTGTTGGCGATCTGCTCGAAGATGATCTCGGCGCCGGGGAAGCCGCCGGCGCGCTCACCGTCGGCGCGGCGGGATTTGCTGATCGCCCAGATCAGGCTGCCTTCGATGGGGGTCGTGGTGGTATCGATATCGTGGCCGTAGAGGCACAGCCCCGCCTCCAGGCGAAGCGAGTCGCGAGCACCGAGGCCAATTGCCTCCACTTCGGGTTGCTCGAGGAACAGGCGACACAGGCGCTCGGCCTCGGCGTTGGGGATGGAGATCTCGAAGCCGTCTTCGCCGGTGTAGCCAGAGCGGCTAACGAAGCAGTCGACCCCGTCGATGGTCAGGTGACGCGAGTCCATAAACACCATGTTGGCCACTTCCGGTGCGATGCGGCTGAGGGCGGTGACGGCGGTGGGTCCCTGCAGGGCCACCAGCGCACGGTCATCCAGACGCTCCAGCACCACATCATCCCCCAGGTTGGCTTGCATATGGGCGATATCCTGCTCCTTGCAAGCGGCGTTAACCACCACGTAGAGGTGGTCGCCGTAGTTGGTCACCATCAGGTCGTCGAGCAGTCCGCCCTGGTCATTGGTAAAAAGGGCATAGCGCTGCTTACCCGCCGGCAGGTCGATGATGTCGACCGGTACCAGGGTTTCCAGCGCTGCCGCCGCGCGCGGGCCGCTCAGTTTCACCTGGCCCATGTGGGAAACATCGAACAGACCCGCCTGTTCACGGGTGTGCAGGTGCTCTTTCTTGACGCCGAGGGGGTACTGTACGGGCATCTCGTAGCCGGCGAAAGGGACCATCTTGGCACCTAGTTCCAGGTGCAGGTTATAAAGGGGGGTCTTCAGGAGTGGCGTGTCGGACATAGGGTTCTCCGGAGGAGCTGGTTCAGCGGTATAAAGAGTTCAGGGCTATAACAGTAGACGATCGCCGCCCGATTTGCGCTTCGGTCACGGCGTCGGGTGACAGTCATGTATCCCAGCGATGTTTCCTATAGGAAGCAAAGTATACTCACAGGAAACGTGGGAAAAA from Aestuariirhabdus litorea encodes:
- the gcvT gene encoding glycine cleavage system aminomethyltransferase GcvT, with amino-acid sequence MSDTPLLKTPLYNLHLELGAKMVPFAGYEMPVQYPLGVKKEHLHTREQAGLFDVSHMGQVKLSGPRAAAALETLVPVDIIDLPAGKQRYALFTNDQGGLLDDLMVTNYGDHLYVVVNAACKEQDIAHMQANLGDDVVLERLDDRALVALQGPTAVTALSRIAPEVANMVFMDSRHLTIDGVDCFVSRSGYTGEDGFEISIPNAEAERLCRLFLEQPEVEAIGLGARDSLRLEAGLCLYGHDIDTTTTPIEGSLIWAISKSRRADGERAGGFPGAEIIFEQIANKSYARKRVGLLAEGRAPIREGAELVNAEGETIGVVTSGSFGPSINAPVAMGYVATAYSAIDTQVFALVRGKQLPMTVARTPFVEQRYYRG